In Phaeodactylum tricornutum CCAP 1055/1 chromosome 10, whole genome shotgun sequence, a single genomic region encodes these proteins:
- a CDS encoding predicted protein, with product MGFFAKLFRRKGGSSNNDENGDPRSLRRARKSVKPTALPSSPEDDHGAPGPDDALVPSSPRTAAATTPPGRHRPDETHGSQRPSTGNRHDRIVLGPRNAEASPAESNGSSGTGQPIGKYSGPVDLDDTDVETADESNERLSRAHLEQFDLLQELTGETYRSSSNNNSTKLDDNINLAHFPTFNMTEPATTRFSAGSDTLVDGMDDARSDAESSTFNVSTDAEDTEYESLRRSGVLPKHLLVNRKVANLSLDEDTSAVQTDGETSLFPNLLTDDESNLTDSSFSPQRKLVNLKKTPASSSRMQIVPVMSKETSPTSPNSNNDSHTSMSSSWKSPRTNGDDGFGSSTVVSFPNTYSGSTQTTASTSPRVLDTAKSADHTSDFAVDPFADFADFSQADFNGQQQEETRQNNQISPVMNKTPRLLEDSTSLTDLLSKAKSKSRSRKSGDSVNSAPAMSSALVRDHYSLSRTKSSSRTTSKYSGTEVRSSHESGASVSDIIKNLEATQPTPNSRRYRGDAMSAHSRDASTSIRSTKERIRARRRGNSRRTSNADSDEDSDGDKDNDRWLFDEVAGALGPRGIAADLESLSGRSNRSRSSGGARSHKSHRSHRSRSSRRLLKGSGESVESHGSRRSRSSRHSRYSTRSYMSQMSEQSRSVANDLLRLEMQLAMVGEGSATEDAATRHSNGSNPRRPAPSASPRRPLANTAAPRRSRVTVTAPAGKLGIILANRSDAKGTIVSGVRTSSVLVEKVSPGDRIVAIDGEDVSLMAVSEITTIMARKSDFERSLTVLTTPRAISAAIDSEAASASFQQRYNRN from the coding sequence ATGGGAttctttgccaaactctTTCGCCGCAAAGGCGGCAGTTCCAACAATGACGAGAACGGGGATCCCCGTTCCTTGCGTCGGGCACGCAAGTCCGTCAAGCCCACGGCGTTGCCGTCGTCTCCCGAAGACGACCACGGAGCCCCGGGTCCCGACGACGCACTCGTCCCCAGCAGTCCCcgcaccgccgccgccacgacACCTCCCGGTCGACATCGACCCGACGAAACGCACGGATCGCAACGTCCGTCGACCGGCAATCGTCACGATCGGATCGTCCTCGGGCCCCGTAACGCCGAGGCGTCGCCCGCTGAGTCCAACGGGAGCTCCGGAACAGGACAGCCGATCGGGAAATACTCCGGACCCGTGGATCTCGACGATACCGACGTGGAAACCGCCGACGAGTCCAACGAGCGGCTGTCCCGAGCGCATCTGGAACAGTTCGATCTACTGCAGGAACTCACGGGAGAAACGTACcgtagcagcagcaacaacaatagcaCCAAGCtcgacgacaacatcaatTTGGCGCACTTTCCAACATTCAACATGACGGAACCCGCGACGACACGCTTTTCCGCCGGCTCCGACACTCTCGTGGACGGCATGGACGACGCCCGCAGTGATGCCGAATCGAGCACCTTTAACGTCAGTACGGACGCCGAAGATACGGAATACGAGTCGCTCCGCCGGAGTGGCGTCCTACCCAAGCACTTGCTCGTCAACAGGAAGGTCGCGAATCTTTCTCTCGACGAAGACACCTCCGCCGTACAGACCGATGGAGAAACCTCCCTCTTTCCTAATTTGCtcacggacgacgaaagcaaTCTGACGGATTCTTCCTTTAGCCCACAACGCAAGCTCGTCAATCTCAAGAAAACTCCCGCATCAAGTTCGCGAATGCAGATTGTCCCGGTCATGTCCAAGGAAACGAGTCCGACGAGtcccaacagcaacaacgacagccACACCTCCATGTCCTCGTCGTGGAAAAGCCCCCGCACCAACGGTGACGACGGATTTGGGTCGAGTACGGTGGTTTCCTTTCCCAATACCTATTCGGGGAGTACACAGACTACCGCTAGCACGTCTCCACGTGTCTTGGACACCGCCAAAAGTGCCGACCACACGTCCGACTTTGCTGTGGATCCGTTTGCGGATTTTGCCGATTTCAGTCAAGCCGATTTCAACGGGCAACAGCAGGAAGAAACGCGGCAGAATAATCAGATTTCTCCTGTGATGAACAAGACCCCGCGACTGTTGGAAGACAGCACTTCGCTCACCGACTTGCTCAGTAAGGCAAAGTCCAAATCGCGTTCGCGTAAATCGGGTGACTCCGTCAATTCGGCGCCTGCCATGAGTTCGGCCTTGGTACGCGATCACTACAGCTTGTCGCGTACCAAAAGCTCGAGCCGGACAACGAGCAAATACTCGGGCACCGAAGTCCGCTCCTCACATGAATCCGGCGCATCAGTTTCGGATATTATCAAAAACCTCGAAGCCACACAACCCACACCAAATTCTCGTCGCTACCGTGGGGATGCCATGTCGGCGCATTCGCGGGATGCGTCGACCTCGATCCGGTCTACTAAGGAACGCATACGGGCTCGTCGCCGGGGCAACTCGCGGCGAACCTCGAACGCTGATTCCGACGAAGATTCCGACGGAGACAAGGATAACGACCGCTGGTTGTTCGACGAAGTCGCTGGGGCTCTGGGTCCGCGCGGCATTGCCGCGGATCTCGAATCCCTCTCCGGTCGCTCCAATCGCTCGCGTTCGTCAGGAGGCGCACGCTCACACAAGTCGCACCGTTCACATCGATCACGCTCCTCACGCCGTCTCCTAAAGGGTTCCGGCGAATCGGTGGAATCTCACGGCTCGAGGCGGTCCCGCAGTTCCCGACACTCGCGCTACTCAACCCGCTCGTACATGTCTCAGATGTCGGAACAATCCcggagcgtcgccaacgactTATTACGACTCGAAATGCAGCTCGCTATGGTGGGCGAAGGTTCGGCCACCGAGGACGCTGCCACAAGGCATTCCAACGGTTCGAATCCTCGTCGCCCCGCTCCATCAGCCTCACCGCGCCGGCCTCTGGCCAATACGGCGGCGCCCCGCCGAAGCAGAGTCACCGTGACGGCGCCGGCCGGAAAACTCGGCATCATTCTCGCCAACAGGTCCGATGCCAAGGGAACGATTGTCTCGGGCGTCCGGACATCCTCGGTCCTCGTGGAAAAAGTCTCCCCCGGCGATCGCATCGTCGCCATTGACGGAGAGGATGTGTCCCTCATGGCGGTGTCTGAGATTACCACCATAATGGCACGCAAGTCCGACTTTGAACGGAGCCTGACTGTTTTAACGACCCCACGGGCCATCAGCGCGGCCATCGATTCGGAAGCAGCCTCTGCATCGTTTCAACAACGGTACAATCGCAATTAA
- a CDS encoding predicted protein encodes MCIPVRPEIERPEGATVNAAVEGVHKNSAAPLQQIDKRSYFHDASSTPLDSLSLEKNTSWAPTALRPVPAFYPLEKSSRLIEDTTPVALAIRLVECLRQLSVHAVYDNAAATASLLTQEHVEMHLSLWNTPVTAHTPGVLVELQRRKGDSMAFHRYSRVILDAAVGDWDDNYQQHAVGSQVDSVVYSKKVQRLLTLHNKSGQDEHENALVAIEIAHGLLLKDRMDARQLGLESLCLLTDPRKTGYVTAVLTSHVVLLGSLQGIEIPGVDLEAVLVDDSPLEEIRQAILSLVQFSRIGEDDEADDGQEQTMTDTEHLTLLHNLALAVLANALQVIETSPETYYEEDDEEPEDAKPRARLRTASSSDVTNEFLKATEETSKHEILSTLIRELSQAGSKPHDACLSAKCLGTICKASDEARKRAKELGAKTVVATALDVGQQTHLKLETECEKVQKVLTLTNMDD; translated from the exons ATGTGTATCCCGGTGCGACCCGAAATCGAA AGGCCAGAAGGAGCCACTGTAAATGCTGCAGTAGAAGGCGTACACAAAAACTCCGCTGCGCCATTGCAGCAAATTGACAAGCGTTCGTACTTTCACGACGCTTCTAGCACGCCGCTAGATTCTTTGTCGTTGGAGAAAAATACAAGCTGGGCACCCACTGCGCTTCGACCCGTCCCGGCTTTTTATCCGCTCGAAAAGTCGTCACGACTGATTGAAGACACGACTCCGGTTGCCCTCGCGATCCGACTCGTCGAATGTCTCCGTCAGCTTTCTGTCCACGCCGTCTACGACAATGCCGCCGCGACGGCTTCGCTCCTCACGCAAGAGCACGTGGAAATGCACCTGAGCCTATGGAATACGCCCGTTACTGCGCACACACCCGGAGTCCTAGTGGAACTCCAACGCCGCAAGGGAGATTCCATGGCCTTTCACCGATACAGTCGCGTCATTCTCGATGCTGCTGTTGGAGACTGGGATGATAATTATCAGCAGCATGCGGTAGGATCGCAAGTGGACAGTGTCGTTTATTCTAAAAAAGTACAGCGGCTGTTAACCCTGCACAACAAGAGTGGGCAGGACGAACACGAAAATGCCCTCGTGGCGATTGAAATCGCGCACGGCTTGCTGCTGAAGGATCGCATGGACGCCCGGCAGTTGGGTCTCGAAAGTCTGTGTTTATTAACGGACCCGCGCAAGACAGGTTACGTTACGGCCGTACTTACATCACACGTGGTATTATTGGGCTCGCTGCAGGGCATTGAGATCCCTGGGGTGGATCTGGAAGCGGTGCTGGTAGACGACAgtcctttggaagaaattcgaCAGGCCATCTTGAGTCTGGTGCAATTTTCGCGTATTggtgaagacgacgaagcggacgACGGTCAAGAGCAGACCATGACGGATACCGAGCACTTGACTCTCCTGCACAATTTGGCGTTGGCTGTCCTGGCCAATGCGCTCCAAGTTATCGAAACTAGTCCCGAAACTTACtatgaagaagacgacgaagaaccAGAAGATGCCAAACCGCGGGCGCGGCTTCGTACCGCAAGTTCCTCCGACGTGACGAACGAATTCCTCAAGGCCACGGAAGAAACGTCCAAGCACGAAATTCTGTCAACATTGATTCGAGAATTGTCTCAGGCGGGCTCAAAACCTCACGATGCCTGCTTGTCGGCCAAATGCCTGGGCACCATTTGCAAGGCGTCTGACGAAGCCCGGAAACGGGCCAAGGAGCTTGGAGCCAAAACAGTTGTGGCCACCGCACTCGACGTGGGACAGCAAACTCATCTCAAACTCGAGACGGAATGTGAGAAAGTACAAAAAGTACTGACACTCACAAATATGGATGATTGA
- a CDS encoding predicted protein yields MPKQGRRRKKTRTHVSGEDAGAQASTALEETRKVPKSLVIRRGKTSPQVGELVQDLRQVLLPYTALHFQEDPNNRKLTLQQYSTNLALPMGITHILAFSQNQEKLNLRLARTPEGPTLYFHVHRFSLNKSIKALQRRPIALTSALTANPPIVVTNNFGDHQASPHVKLMRITFQNLFPAINVSQVKLKDCRRVVLFNLIPGADGPDGTKPSTIEIRQYAIKATPTGVNRRVRRLVQAKLPNLHKVNDIADYLAGNAVVSDAPSDSEPEDDPSNVVQLSDTYAGKGNGKSQKSALKLVELGPRLSLELYKVEKGLGAGEVLYHAHMHKTTEEAAALKARKEKEGRLKQDRRNVQEQNVERKRQAAEEKRESKRQRKEEREQQAMERLRAGQPQDAESSSTEESSEASASESENENAQEA; encoded by the coding sequence ATGCCGAAGCAGGGTCGTCGTCGCAAAAAGACCCGCACGCATGTATCCGGCGAAGATGCGGGGGCACAGGCCAGCACGGCGCTGGAAGAAACGCGCAAGGTTCCGAAATCGCTCGTCATTCGACGGGGCAAAACCTCACCACAAGTCGGCGAACTGGTACAAGACTTGCGACAAGTCCTGCTCCCCTACACGGCTCTCCACTTTCAGGAAGATCCGAACAATCGCAAACTCACGTTACAGCAGTATTCCACGAATCTAGCGCTACCCATGGGCATTACACATATTTTGGCGTTTTCACAGAATCAGGAAAAATTGAATTTACGCTTGGCCCGAACCCCGGAAGGGCCGACTCTTTATTTTCATGTGCACCGATTTTCTCTCAACAAGAGTATCAAGGCATTGCAGAGGCGACCAATCGCGCTCACTAGCGCCCTAACTGCGAATCCACCCATCGTAGTCACCAACAATTTCGGTGATCACCAGGCATCCCCGCACGTCAAACTCATGCGTATTACCTTTCAAAACCTGTTCCCAGCGATCAATGTTAGCCAGGTTAAACTCAAAGACTGCCGACGGGTAGTCTTATTCAACCTTATTCCGGGAGCAGACGGTCCCGACGGCACGAAACCGAGCACTATTGAAATTCGTCAGTACGCCATCAAGGCGACTCCCACCGGCGTTAATCGCAGGGTCCGTCGCCTTGTCCAGGCGAAATTACCCAATCTGCACAAGGTGAATGATATTGCCGACTACTTGGCCGGAAACGCGGTAGTTTCGGACGCCCCGAGCGATTCCGAACCGGAAGACGATCCTTCCAACGTGGTGCAGCTGTCCGATACGTACGCCGGCAAGGGCAACGGCAAATCTCAAAAATCGGCACTCAAACTGGTGGAATTGGGACCGCGATTAAGTCTAGAATTGTACAAAGTGGAAAAAGGCTTGGGCGCGGGTGAAGTCTTGTACCACGCACACATGCACAAGACGACGGAGGAGGCCGCAGCGCTCAAAGCGCggaaggaaaaagaagggaGACTGAAGCAAGATCGACGGAATGTTCAGGAACAAAATGTGGAACGGAAACGGCAGGCGGCGGAGGAAAAGCGCGAAAGCAAACGTCAACGAAAAGAGGAGCGGGAGCAACAGGCGATGGAACGGCTACGAGCTGGACAGCCTCAGGATGCGGAGAGTAGCAGCACCGAAGAAAGTAGCGAAGCCAGTGCAAGCGAGAGCGAAAACGAGAACGCACAAGAAGCATAG
- a CDS encoding predicted protein yields the protein MGIRKSVGVDYFLIVACWWCIGGWVCTYHQTLAWQVVRYRARVAYDGTSFQGFQIQGSNKVVDDKNCNGITHQNRKDKQQRTVQGELETVLSTRWNQPVRVVAAGRTDAGVHARGQAIHFDVNVSETPTDHASLERSLARMLPTDVTLWNLQFAPSARTKLVDGQERVLPWNVMYDNTHKLYSYRLSTAAVMDPLSRQHRWHPDNVDAYVVGKAGLAQLTRLLKHYEGTHDFRAFASAMEQLEKHSDGPIDTVRTVYSVNVVPEANEGDVRIDFVLKGALYKQVRNMVGTVLETCRGEIMKESDMLRLLQDATASGLSRADNPSKPAPPQGLTLENVYFGDDEDCEF from the coding sequence ATGGGCATAAGAAAGAGTGTCGGCGTTGACTACTTTCTGATCGTAGCGTGCTGGTGGTGTATTGGTGGATGGGTTTGTACGTACCACCAAACACTCGCCTGGCAAGTCGTCCGCTACCGCGCGCGAGTCGCCTACGACGGGACCAGCTTTCAAGGATTTCAAATACAGGGCTCCAACAAGGTGGTAGACGACAAAAATTGTAACGGTATCACTCACCAGAATCGTAAGGACAAGCAACAACGCACGGTGCAAGGCGAACTGGAAACTGTCTTGTCCACTCGATGGAATCAGCCGGTGCGCGTGGTGGCAGCGGGTCGGACCGATGCCGGAGTGCACGCACGGGGACAAGCCATTCATTTCGACGTCAACGTGTCGGAAACTCCGACCGATCACGCTTCGCTGGAGCGCTCCCTGGCTCGCATGCTCCCGACCGACGTGACGTTATGGAATTTGCAATTCGCCCCATCAGCCCGTACCAAACTCGTAGACGGCCAGGAGCGTGTCTTGCCGTGGAACGTCATGTACGACAACACGCACAAGTTGTATAGCTATCGGCTTTCTACGGCAGCCGTGATGGATCCGCTGTCCCGGCAGCACCGGTGGCATCCGGATAATGTCGACGCCTACGTGGTCGGGAAGGCCGGCTTGGCACAGCTCACGCGGCTGCTCAAACACTACGAAGGCACGCACGATTTCCGAGCGTTTGCGAGTGCTATGGAACAACTCGAAAAACACAGTGATGGTCCCATTGACACCGTTCGGACGGTGTACAGTGTCAACGTCGTCCCGGAAGCGAACGAAGGTGACGTTCGAATCGATTTTGTCCTCAAGGGTGCGCTGTACAAACAGGTCCGAAACATGGTGGGTACCGTTTTAGAAACGTGCCGAGGAGAAATCATGAAGGAAAGTGACATGCTTCGGCTCTTACAGGATGCAACGGCGAGTGGACTGTCACGGGCCGACAACCCGAGCAAACCAGCTCCACCACAGGGACTGACCTTGGAGAATGTGTATTTCGGGGATGACGAAGATTGCGAATTTTGA
- a CDS encoding predicted protein: MRNRRARSIDDGAAVASFDVDGASPVEKRRRPHRNDRSQISTPLKVLRMLQVCFVVGLIGAMLGRHYELWGVVSDEYDPGSAAGDAEADSAANDICTGYLGQYLDPYSAPVEKKKVQTIHLIGERHQGTKWITAILEQCFDNSVSVVPAFGDRHKHWFMLNETAEHGVIVAVFRNIYSWVHSMNYVRPHHAPAHFNIEWREFVTRPWTLRGHANFTTTFPGSASLRDTTPCWQRFLPNEIEPCLESERLVMVNYSHFDSPEVQYVPELSAYELRNDGSGEPYGSIVEMRADKIRNFWSLRDLVHSFYPVQYEYMMHNGLETLVAELESALHLRRSHRCLLDTPRPPKVKHYPTGYVDWMRQHVDWDAEALIGYHRDDVNSAC, encoded by the coding sequence ATGCGGAACCGACGCGCTCGATCGATCGACGATGGTGCCGCGGTGGCATCGTTCGATGTCGACGGAGCGTCTCCGGTGGAGAAACGGCGTCGGCCGCATCGAAACGACCGGAGCCAGATTTCGACACCACTTAAAGTCCTACGAATGTTGCAAGTGTgctttgttgttggattAATTGGGGCCATGCTGGGGCGACACTACGAGTTGTGGGGAGTCGTGTCCGACGAGTACGATCCCGGCAGTGCCGCGGGGGACGCCGAGGCCGATTCCGCAGCCAACGATATCTGTACGGGCTATCTCGGCCAGTATCTTGATCCTTATTCCGCACCAgtagaaaagaaaaaggtccAAACGATTCACTTGATTGGCGAACGGCATCAGGGCACCAAATGGATCACGGCTATTCTGGAACAATGTTTCGATAATTCTGTGTCGGTCGTCCCAGCCTTTGGAGACCGCCACAAACACTGGTTCATGCTGAACGAGACCGCCGAACACGGGGTGATAGTCGCCGTCTTTCGAAATATCTACTCCTGGGTCCATTCCATGAACTACGTACGACCCCACCACGCTCCCGCACATTTTAACATTGAATGGCGGGAATTCGTCACACGCCCTTGGACGCTCCGGGGACACGCCAACTTTACCACCACCTTTCCCGGGTCCGCTTCGCTACGCGACACCACACCCTGCTGGCAAAGGTTCTTACCCAACGAAATAGAACCCTGTCTCGAATCCGAACGACTCGTCATGGTCAACTACTCCCATTTTGATTCCCCGGAAGTACAGTATGTACCCGAATTATCCGCCTACGAACTCCGCAACGACGGTTCCGGTGAGCCCTACGGCAGTATCGTGGAAATGCGTGCCGACAAGATCCGCAATTTTTGGTCCCTCCGCGACCTCGTGCACAGCTTTTATCCCGTTCAGTACGAGTACATGATGCACAACGGTTTGGAAACTCTCGTGGCGGAATTGGAAAGCGCCCTGCATCTGCGGCGGTCGCACCGCTGTTTGCTGGATACACCCCGACCCCCCAAAGTCAAACACTATCCCACTGGATACGTCGACTGGATGCGACAACACGTGGATTGGGATGCCGAAGCCTTGATTGGATATCACCGGGACGACGTCAATTCAGCTTGCTGA
- a CDS encoding predicted protein: MREIRGIRELADAYDVYVLDLWGVLHDGTRAYDGVHDAVRQLRARGKTLVLLSNSSKRVGHVQKLLIRLGFDPHDFAAIVTSGDAAYQLLCGADGEGFAKTLAWPSLLDATNVDQRKVFVLGSGDEDVEYCESCGWAVTALEEANLIVARGTFTIHNGGGGVDGTGEVVHKRDDTQRYEKRLAEVLEQAAARRLPMLVTNPDKVRPDAERPPMPGAIGDAYERILALTAAVPTVKDETVEHQRLVKRVGKPFPDVYDLALREFTTTKGIAKDRICMIGDALETDVTGGVRYGIDTVWVLKDGIHAPELEEYDTLEQGASAVLVAFNDKSNTGTYAQGLKLQPTCFVAHFRW; encoded by the coding sequence ATGCGGGAAATTCGAGGCATCCGCGAGCTGGCGGACGCCTACGACGTGTACGTGTTGGACTTGTGGGGCGTGTTGCACGACGGAACGCGTGCCTACGACGGGGTCCACGACGCGGTGCGCCAGCTCCGGGCCCGTGGGAAAACTCTGGTACTCTTGTCCAACAGCAGTAAGCGGGTCGGTCAcgtccaaaagctcctgATCCGGTTGGGATTCGACCCGCACGATTTTGCGGCGATCGTCACCTCGGGTGACGCGGCGTACCAACTGTTGTGCGGTGCCGATGGAGAGGGATTCGCAAAGACCTTGGCGTGGCCGTCCTTGTTGGATGCGACGAACGTCGACCAGCGTAAAGTTTTCGTCCTGGGTAGTGGTGACGAAGATGTAGAATACTGCGAAAGTTGTGGTTGGGCCGTGACCGCCCTCGAAGAAGCCAACTTGATTGTGGCCCGGGGTACCTTTACCATCCACAATGGTGGTGGAGGAGTCGACGGCACTGGTGAGGTTGTGCACAAACGGGACGATACTCAACGATACGAAAAGCGACTGGCGGAGGTACTGGAACAAGCCGCGGCACGGCGTCTGCCCATGTTGGTGACCAATCCGGACAAGGTACGACCCGATGCCGAGCGACCACCAATGCCTGGAGCGATTGGGGATGCCTACGAACGAATTTTGGCTCTGACCGCCGCTGTGCCTACAGTCAAGGACGAGACTGTAGAGCACCAGCGATTGGTCAAACGCGTTGGCAAACCGTTTCCGGATGTGTACGATCTGGCGCTGAGGGAGTTCACAACCACCAAGGGAATCGCGAAAGACCGTATTTGTATGATTGGCGATGCCTTGGAAACTGATGTTACGGGCGGTGTCCGGTACGGTATTGACACAGTGTGGGTACTAAAGGACGGTATCCACGCCCCGGAATTGGAGGAGTACGATACTTTGGAACAGGGAGCATCTGCTGTTTTGGTAGCATTCAACGACAAATCCAATACAGGCACTTATGCGCAAGGATTGAAGTTGCAACCAACCTGTTTCGTGGCACATTTTCGGTGGTAA
- the Albino3 gene encoding predicted protein (60 kDa plastid protein, involved in protein translocation, possesses plastid targeting sequence) — MARTRHGARLARCAFVWLWVASSTTAFTTTSPRLAAHFRSASRTQRTTTTTTTTRRQVLPSPEYWESVATTLDGLVQQSAALATVHSSAQVLADAAGTAAPPSDDGGWWGAYIQLFKTTLNAVHSTIQGPLQNVGIEQSWGVSIAIFTTIVRTLLVPLSIEQSKSAEYIKSLKPYVADIKAKYKNNQEAQNRATAKLYEDAQQNPLAGCFVALIQLPVFLGLYRGVRLLAMDGVLEEPFLWIPSLEGPVAPPNFQGLDWLVQGWVNGAPALGWETTLAFLIMPVILVVLQSVTMQVLQPPVDEDATKEERETLERSQTILKFLPLLIGFFALQVPAGLTIYWFTSNIFTLTQSLAVRAYFSANPPQIELPDYWDTALKNENFENMTPEDRRKATEAGIRVGPSFDDLVDESRFHCLIERRPIREETEAWKRVTQLRQESQAVELPEELSAWVQASAQPSKSSTSATA; from the exons ATGGCACGAACACGACACGGTGCCAGGCTCGCACGCTGCGCGTTCGTCTGGTTGTGGGTcgcatcgtcgacgacggcctTTACTACCACGTCGCCGAGACTAGCCGCACATTTCCGTTCCGCTTCGCGGACCCAACGTACGactactactaccaccacTACTCGTCGACAAGTCCTGCCTAGTCCGGAGTACTGGGAGAGTGTAGCGACAACGCTCGACGGGCTGGTGCAACAGTCTGCCGCTCTCGCAACGGTACACTCCAGTGCGCAGGTCCTGGCCGACGCTGCCGGGACGGCCGCGCCACCGTCAGATGATGGAGGATGGTGGGGTGCCTACATTCAACTGTTCAAGACGACTTTGAACGCGGTGCATTCCACCATACAAGGTCCTTTGCAAAACGTCGGTATTGAACAATCTTGGGGAGTTTCCATCGCCATCTTTACCACCA TTGTCCGCACACTCTTGGTACCGCTTTCTATCGAACAGAGCAAAAGCGCAGAATACATCAAATCGCTCAAACCGTACGTGGCCGATATCAAAGCCAAGTACAAGAACAACCAGGAAGCGCAGAATCGCGCCACGGCCAAGCTGTACGAAGACGCCCAGCAAAATCCGTTGGCGGGATGTTTCGTCGCGCTCATACAGTTGCCCGTCTTTCTCGGTCTCTACCGTGGGGTCCGATTACTCGCCATGGACGGAGTGTTGGAGGAACCATTCTTGTGGATCCCTTCTCTCGAAGGACCCGTGGCACCACCGAATTTCCAAGGCTTGGACTGGCTCGTACAGGGATGGGTCAATGGCGCTCCCGCCTTGGGCTGGGAGACCACGTTGGCGTTTTTAATCATGCCCGTCATTCTCGTAGTCCTGCAATCCGTGACGATGCAAGTCTTGCAGCCCCCGGTAGACGAAGACGCGACCAAGGAAGAGCGCGAAACGCTCGAACGATCGCAAACCATTCTCAAGTTTCTCCCCCTCCTCATTGGTTTTTTCGCCCTCCAAGTACCGGCCGGACTCACTATTTACTGGTTTACCTCCAATATTTTTACCCTCACGCAATCCTTGGCCGTAAGGGCCTACTTCTCGGCTAATCCACCACAGATCGAATTGCCGGATTACTGGGATACCGCTTTGAAGAACGAGAACTTTGAAAACATGACGCCGGAAGATCGTCGCAAAGCGACCGAAGCAGGTATCCGGGTGGGACCGAGCTTTGACGATCTGGTTGACGAGTCGCGCTTCCACTGTCTGATTGAACGTCGCCCGATCAGAGAGGAAACGGAGGCTTGGAAGCGAGTGACGCAGCTGCGGCAAGAATCACAAGCAGTGGAGCTTCCGGAAGAACTATCCGCCTGGGTCCAGGCCTCGGCCCAGCCGTCGAAATCTTCGACGAGCGCTACGGCGTAG
- a CDS encoding predicted protein yields the protein MGKGDGKSKKRKKKTTPTSTSGDTDSSRAPAHNPEPLRVTNNINVPVRHQIRMAQLNKQASRQSSPGFRQTRVQRTAYRRSWDEEEIVQKAEERRRKGQDPNWDVILNRTSTAPLVIVDGYNVIYKWSRLKKHMVKGDPQKARQLLTDDLENLRSLKGWRIECVFDGTRRSTVGPLGHGPGNSNTPTGMDKITRASVSKHGVRVVFTGVGIEADSYIESRCARAKNLTHGELTGSFIVATDDAMIRLAGQNAGALCMSTDRFVSELKAVKKAVEYRVEAAIAKANGHAIRPKSLRGNNLHRFGRRSVLIEDKRNRTKVVKPEAVYELDIDIEVEEDENGIPWWAKAPNQTNPYR from the coding sequence atgggaaaaggtgacggcaagagcaaaaagcgcaaaaagaaaacgacTCCCACATCGACGTCCGGTGACACCGACAGCTCGAGGGCACCCGCCCACAACCCCGAACCCCTCCGCGTCACCAATAATATCAACGTCCCCGTGCGTCACCAAATCCGCATGGCGCAACTCAACAAACAAGCTTCGCGCCAGTCCAGTCCGGGCTTTCGACAAACGCGTGTCCAGCGCACTGCCTACCGACGATCCTgggacgaggaagaaattgtACAAAAAGCCGAAGAACGTCGGCGCAAAGGTCAGGATCCCAATTGGGACGTGATTTTGAACCGGACTTCCACCGCTCCGCTTGTCATTGTCGATGGCTACAACGTCATATACAAATGGTCGAGATTGAAAAAACACATGGTCAAGGGGGATCCGCAAAAGGCCCGTCAACTATTGACGGACGATTTGGAAAATTTGCGATCGCTCAAGGGCTGGCGGATAGAGTGCGTCTTTGACGGTACTAGACGCTCTACGGTTGGACCGCTTGGTCATGGACCGGGCAACAGCAATACGCCGACGGGAATGGACAAGATCACCCGGGCATCCGTTTCCAAGCACGGAGTCCGTGTAGTCTTTACCGGCGTAGGTATTGAGGCCGACAGCTATATCGAATCGCGATGCGCCCGCGCCAAGAATTTGACACATGGCGAATTGACGGGCTCTTTCATTGTTGCCACAGATGACGCCATGATTCGCCTGGCGGGGCAGAATGCCGGGGCCTTGTGCATGAGTACGGATCGTTTCGTAAGCGAGCTGAAGGCCGTCAAGAAGGCTGTGGAATATCGTGTAGAGGCAGCCATAGCCAAGGCTAACGGACACGCCATTCGCCCGAAAAGTTTACGCGGCAACAATCTACATAGATTTGGTCGTCGTTCGGTATTGATTGAAGATAAACGGAATCGTACCAAGGTGGTCAAGCCGGAAGCAGTGTACGAATTGGATATAGATATCGAAgtggaagaggacgagaACGGGATACCTTGGTGGGCCAAAGCACCCAATCAGACGAACCCATACAGATGA